The proteins below come from a single Tachysurus fulvidraco isolate hzauxx_2018 chromosome 26, HZAU_PFXX_2.0, whole genome shotgun sequence genomic window:
- the LOC113641644 gene encoding MOB kinase activator 3B has protein sequence MSIALKQVFNKDKTFRPKRKFEPGTQRFELHKRAQASLSSGVNLRAAVHPPPGEDLNDWVAVHVVDFFNRINLIYGTVCEFCTEKSCPVMSGGPRFEYRWQDEHKYKKPTALPAPQYMNLLMDWIEVQINNEDIFPTSVGIPFPKNFIQICKKILCRLFRVFVHVYIHHFDRIILMGAEAHVNTCYKHFYYFCTELNLIDRKELEPLKEMTSRMCL, from the exons ATGTCCATCGCTCTCAAGCAAGTCTTCAACAAGGACAAGACCTTCAGGCCCAAGCGTAAGTTCGAGCCAGGTACGCAGCGTTTCGAGCTGCACAAGCGGGCTCAGGCGTCGCTCAGCTCGGGCGTGAACCTGCGGGCGGCTGTTCACCCGCCTCCCGGCGAGGACCTCAACGACTGGGTGGCCGTCCACGTGGTGGACTTCTTCAATCGCATCAATCTGATCTATGGCACCGTGTGTGAGTTCTGCACAGAGAAGAGCTGCCCGGTGATGTCGGGCGGCCCGCGCTTCGAGTATCGCTGGCAGGATGAACACAAGTATAAGAAGCCCACGGCGCTGCCGGCGCCACAGTACATGAACCTGCTGATGGACTGGATCGAGGTGCAGATCAACAACGAGGACATCTTTCCCACAAGCGTAG gAATTCCGTTCCCGAAGAACTTCATTCAGATCTGTAAGAAAATCCTGTGCCGGCTCTTCCGGGTTTTCGTGCACGTCTACATCCACCACTTCGACCGTATCATCCTGATGGGCGCCGAGGCCCACGTCAACACCTGCTACAAGCACTTTTACTACTTCTGCACCGAGCTCAACCTCATAGACCGCAAGGAGCTGGAGCCACTG AAAGAGATGACGTCAAGGATGTGTCTCTAG
- the thap1 gene encoding THAP domain-containing protein 1 isoform X1, with protein sequence MVQSCSAYGCKNRYHKDKDVSFHKFPLARPDLCGKWVVAMKRRNFKPTKYSNICSQHFTKDCFKRECNNRVLKENAVPSLFNFTKLQIKTPSPEEAIIPNLSFSLPPPSTHTPEPDVLQTPHPQASSPTSSSSVPSPAPSSSAPLIEEDPLRACAFVYCDHNYTVDDMVQQKKRVEQLVEQLTKLRRKLKTLRQKCRRQERQLERFRAMEEISKCRNNLELGESYVLLPRELLSTTKDIQCETL encoded by the exons ATGGTGCAGTCCTGTTCGGCGTACGGATGTAAGAACAGATATCATAAAGATAAGGACGTTTCTTTTCACAA ATTCCCTCTGGCGAGACCTGACCTCTGTGGGAAATGGGTGGTGGCAATGAAGAGGCGCAATTTCAAACCCACGAAATACAGCAACATCTGTTCACAGCACTTTACCAAAGACTGCTTCAAACGGGAATGCAACAACCGGGTGCTGAAAGAAAACGCAGTGCCTTCGCTGTTTAATTTCACTAAGCTACAAATAAAG ACTCCATCGCCAGAGGAAGCCATCATTCCAAATCTGAGCTTCTCCCTGCCTccacccagcacacacacaccagaacctGACGTCCTGCAAACCCCACACCCCCAAGCCTCCTCTCCAACCTCCTCCAGCTCCGTCCCGTCTCCGGCTCCATCTTCGTCCGCCCCTCTGATAGAAGAGGATCCCCTGAGAGCATGCGCCTTCGTCTACTGCGACCACAACTACACGGTGGACGACATGGTGCAGCAGAAGAAGCGTGTGGAGCAGCTGGTGGAGCAGCTGACCAAACTGCGCCGGAAACTGAAGACCCTGCGACAGAAGTGCAGGAGGCAGGAGAGGCAGCTGGAGCGCTTCCGAGCCATGGAGGAGATCTCCAAATGTAGGAACAACTTGGAGCTGGGAGAGAGCTACGTCCTCCTGCCCAGAGAACTCCTCAGCACAACGAAAGACATTCAGTGTGAGACTTTGTGA
- the thap1 gene encoding THAP domain-containing protein 1 isoform X3, with amino-acid sequence MKRRNFKPTKYSNICSQHFTKDCFKRECNNRVLKENAVPSLFNFTKLQIKTPSPEEAIIPNLSFSLPPPSTHTPEPDVLQTPHPQASSPTSSSSVPSPAPSSSAPLIEEDPLRACAFVYCDHNYTVDDMVQQKKRVEQLVEQLTKLRRKLKTLRQKCRRQERQLERFRAMEEISKCRNNLELGESYVLLPRELLSTTKDIQCETL; translated from the exons ATGAAGAGGCGCAATTTCAAACCCACGAAATACAGCAACATCTGTTCACAGCACTTTACCAAAGACTGCTTCAAACGGGAATGCAACAACCGGGTGCTGAAAGAAAACGCAGTGCCTTCGCTGTTTAATTTCACTAAGCTACAAATAAAG ACTCCATCGCCAGAGGAAGCCATCATTCCAAATCTGAGCTTCTCCCTGCCTccacccagcacacacacaccagaacctGACGTCCTGCAAACCCCACACCCCCAAGCCTCCTCTCCAACCTCCTCCAGCTCCGTCCCGTCTCCGGCTCCATCTTCGTCCGCCCCTCTGATAGAAGAGGATCCCCTGAGAGCATGCGCCTTCGTCTACTGCGACCACAACTACACGGTGGACGACATGGTGCAGCAGAAGAAGCGTGTGGAGCAGCTGGTGGAGCAGCTGACCAAACTGCGCCGGAAACTGAAGACCCTGCGACAGAAGTGCAGGAGGCAGGAGAGGCAGCTGGAGCGCTTCCGAGCCATGGAGGAGATCTCCAAATGTAGGAACAACTTGGAGCTGGGAGAGAGCTACGTCCTCCTGCCCAGAGAACTCCTCAGCACAACGAAAGACATTCAGTGTGAGACTTTGTGA
- the thap1 gene encoding THAP domain-containing protein 1 isoform X2: protein MKPQGLTAETRRNCLRILSLFPLARPDLCGKWVVAMKRRNFKPTKYSNICSQHFTKDCFKRECNNRVLKENAVPSLFNFTKLQIKTPSPEEAIIPNLSFSLPPPSTHTPEPDVLQTPHPQASSPTSSSSVPSPAPSSSAPLIEEDPLRACAFVYCDHNYTVDDMVQQKKRVEQLVEQLTKLRRKLKTLRQKCRRQERQLERFRAMEEISKCRNNLELGESYVLLPRELLSTTKDIQCETL from the exons ATTCCCTCTGGCGAGACCTGACCTCTGTGGGAAATGGGTGGTGGCAATGAAGAGGCGCAATTTCAAACCCACGAAATACAGCAACATCTGTTCACAGCACTTTACCAAAGACTGCTTCAAACGGGAATGCAACAACCGGGTGCTGAAAGAAAACGCAGTGCCTTCGCTGTTTAATTTCACTAAGCTACAAATAAAG ACTCCATCGCCAGAGGAAGCCATCATTCCAAATCTGAGCTTCTCCCTGCCTccacccagcacacacacaccagaacctGACGTCCTGCAAACCCCACACCCCCAAGCCTCCTCTCCAACCTCCTCCAGCTCCGTCCCGTCTCCGGCTCCATCTTCGTCCGCCCCTCTGATAGAAGAGGATCCCCTGAGAGCATGCGCCTTCGTCTACTGCGACCACAACTACACGGTGGACGACATGGTGCAGCAGAAGAAGCGTGTGGAGCAGCTGGTGGAGCAGCTGACCAAACTGCGCCGGAAACTGAAGACCCTGCGACAGAAGTGCAGGAGGCAGGAGAGGCAGCTGGAGCGCTTCCGAGCCATGGAGGAGATCTCCAAATGTAGGAACAACTTGGAGCTGGGAGAGAGCTACGTCCTCCTGCCCAGAGAACTCCTCAGCACAACGAAAGACATTCAGTGTGAGACTTTGTGA